The following are from one region of the Capsicum annuum cultivar UCD-10X-F1 chromosome 1, UCD10Xv1.1, whole genome shotgun sequence genome:
- the LOC107841093 gene encoding BTB/POZ domain-containing protein POB1-like yields the protein MQFGKKKVSCNLLEKDNGLADDEREEAVGMLEESPSGIAMATNLPGTYSSMNMDSSNPLRVRTLHISSAILAAKSQFFYKLFVGMKESQQQHVTIQIHVSEETAVMDLLKFIYSNALSATTPTGVFDVLMAADKFEVVSCMRYCSFLLQNLHMTTDSALLYLNLPSNILMADDVQLLTNAAKKFLAARFVDITKFQEEVFSLPLLGIEAVLSSDDLQIDSEDAVYDIALKWARKHYPKLEERWEVWSSHLCHLIRFPFMTERKLRKVLMCSDFDPELASKLVIEALFYKDEAPYCQGSIAAEAGNALHHCYVQRAYKYRPVKALHFETPRQQCIIYLDLKRDECVRLFPVGRVYTQTFHLGGRGFFLSARCSMDQQNGSHCFGLFLRMQEKGSESFAVDYEFAARISPDEKYVRKHKGDYIFTRGMKVGCRNLFGVDWTTFLDRDSVYFINGILYLRAEVTVRQ from the exons ATGCAATTTGGGAAGAAGAAAGTAAGTTGTAATTTGCTGGAAAAGGATAATGGTCTTGCTGATGACGAACGTGAAGAAGCTGTAGGAATGCTTGAGGAATCGCCTTCTGGCATTGCGATGGCCACAAATCTCCCTGGTACCTATTCATCTATGAACATGGACTCCTCAAACCCCCTTCGTGTGAGAACTTTACATATAAGTTCTGCCATTTTGGCAGCTAAGAGTCAATTCTTTTATAAG TTGTTCGTTGGCATGAAAGAGTCACAGCAACAACATGTAACTATACAAATCCATGTGTCAG AAGAGACTGCGGTCATGGACCTCCTGAAATTTATATACAGTAATGCTTTATCTGCTACAACACCTACTGGGGTGTTTGATGTGCTGATGGCTGCTGATAAGTTTGAAGTTGTGTCGTGCATGAGATATTGCAGCTTCTTACTGCAGAATCTACACATGACAACTGATTCAGCATTGCTATATTTGAATCTTCCTTCCAATATATTAATGGCTGATGATGTTCAGTTGTTAACAAATGCTGCAAAGAAGTTTCTTGCAGCACGATTTGTGGACATAACCAA GTTCCAAGAAGAGGTATTCAGTTTGCCTCTTTTGGGAATTGAGGCCGTTTTGTCTAGTGACGATCTTCAAATTGATTCTGAGGATGCTGTCTATGACATTGCATTGAAGTGGGCTCGCAAGCATTACCCAAAGCTTGAGGAGCGATGGGAAGTATGGAGCTCACATCTTTGTCACCTCATCCGGTTTCCTTTCATGACAGAGAGAAAGCTGAGGAAAGTCCTAATGTGCAGCGACTTTGATCCTGAGCTTGCTTCAAAGCTTGTCATAGAGGCTCTTTTTTACAAGGATGAAGCACCGTATTGTCAGGGCTCAATTGCTGCTGAGGCAGGGAATGCCTTGCACCATTGTTATGTGCAGAGGGCATACAAATACAGACCGGTTAAAGCCCTCCACTTTGAAACACCCCGTCAGCAATGTATTATCTACCTAGATTTGAAAAGAGACGAGTGTGTTCGCCTCTTTCCTGTGGGTAGAGTTTATACGCAGActttccatttgggtggacggGGTTTTTTCCTATCAGCACGTTGCAGTATGGATCAACAAAATGGATCCCATTGCTTCGGGTTGTTTCTGCGTATGCAAGAGAAGGGGTCAGAGTCGTTTGCAGTTGATTACGAATTTGCAGCTCGTATCAGTCCAGACGAGAAATATGTGAGGAAGCACAAAGGAGACTACATCTTCACCCGGGGCATGAAGGTTGGCTGCAGGAACCTGTTTGGTGTAGATTGGACCACATTTCTGGATCGAGATAGTGTATATTTCATTAATGGAATTCTCTATCTTCGCGCTGAGGTTACTGTCAGGCAATAG
- the LOC107841920 gene encoding uncharacterized protein LOC107841920, protein MKPKNGSQCPSRSNFMQNMYILLLFLLLKLFLLVQCSNNNSLTKSLEVILHEHAFKSLVHQHTGSLYNASVPSSLAGMKLSLVRLRSRTLWEKGANFSGFSIPPRTIPVPYVKRIHIVYNDLGNLSSHYFNISGYDLLTSVIGFIVYDAPSHISTITSLRKLDLRPTRQPISIEFKNLTEMIKGRTTKCAMFDENGKVSLSEMKFPNLCYTRNHGHFTIVLPSETRKKRRIWVFLVIGFVIGLFGVVLVVVVGRMVLGIFKSKKTCEMEREAEEGEFLESVVVGRSKMPVAMVTRTHPVLEGPRFP, encoded by the coding sequence ATGAAACCCAAGAATGGATCACAATGCCCAAGTAGATCAAATTTTATGCAGAACATGTATATACTACTGTTGTTCCTCCTCTTGAAACTCTTTCTTCTTGTTCAATGTTCTAATAATAACAGCCTTACAAAGTCATTAGAAGTTATTCTTCATGAACACGCTTTCAAGAGTTTGGTTCATCAACATACTGGATCTTTATACAATGCTAGTGTTCCTTCAAGTCTAGCAGGAATGAAACTCTCATTGGTGAGGTTAAGAAGCAGGACATTGTGGGAAAAAGGTGCAAACTTCAGTGGATTTTCAATTCCTCCAAGAACTATTCCGGTGCCTTATGTTAAAAGAATCCACATTGTGTACAATGATTTGGGAAACTTGTCTTCTCATTACTTCAACATATCAGGTTACGATCTCTTGACTTCTGTTATTGGTTTCATAGTTTATGATGCACCATCACATATTAGCACCATCACGAGTCTGAGAAAGCTTGATCTTAGACCAACGAGACAACCTATATCGATTGAGTTCAAGAATTTAACAGAGATGATCAAGGGAAGAACAACGAAGTGTGCCatgtttgatgaaaatggaaAAGTTTCACTTAGTGAAATGAAGTTTCCTAACTTATGTTACACAAGAAATCATGGTCATTTCACTATAGTGTTACCTTCAGAGACAAGGAAGAAAAGGAGAATCTGGGTTTTTTTGGTTATCGGTTTTGTTATCGGGCTATTTGGTGTTGTGTTGGTGGTCGTTGTAGGAAGGATGGTGCTGGGAATTTTTAAATCCAAGAAAACATGCGAAATGGAAAGAGAAGCAGAAGAAGGTGAGTTTTTGGAAAGTGTTGTGGTTGGTAGAAGTAAAATGCCTGTTGCTATGGTAACAAGAACTCATCCAGTACTTGAAGGACCACGTTTTCCTTAG
- the LOC107843409 gene encoding uncharacterized protein LOC107843409 produces the protein MEPKKGSQWPPRRSNFVQNLYILLLFLILNLFLLVQCSNNNSLIKSLEVILREHAFKSSVDQHTGSFYNASVPSSLAGMKLSLVRLQSKTLWEKGANFSGFSIHPRTIPVPYVERINIAYYDLGNLSSHYFNISGYYLLTSVIGFMVYDAPSNISTITSLTKLDLRPMGQPISVEFNNLTEMVKGRITKTKCAMFDENGNVSFSEMRFPNLCYTRNYGHFTIVLPQEARKKRSIWVFVAKGFVIGLFGVASVALVGWMVLGIFKFKKRCDMERAAEEGEVLGSVMVGKSKMPVAMAIRTHPVLDEGTSSPEFV, from the coding sequence ATGGAACCCAAGAAAGGATCACAATGGCCGCCAAGGAGATCAAATTTTGTGCAGAACCTGTACATACTTCTTTTATTCCTCATTTTGAATCTCTTTCTTCTTGTTCAATGTTCTAATAATAACAGCCTTATAAAATCATTAGAAGTTATACTTCGTGAACATGCTTTCAAGAGTTCGGTTGATCAACATACGGGATCTTTTTACAATGCTAGTGTTCCTTCAAGTCTAGCAGGAATGAAACTCTCATTAGTGAGGTTGCAAAGCAAGACATTGTGGGAAAAAGGTGCAAACTTTAGTGGATTTTCAATTCATCCGAGAACTATTCCAGTGCCCTATGTTGAAAGAATCAACATTGCGTACTATGATTTGGGAAACTTGTCTTCTCATTACTTCAACATATCAGGTTACTATCTCTTGACTTCTGTTATTGGTTTCATGGTTTATGATGCGCCATCAAATATTAGCACCATTACAAGTCTTACAAAACTTGATCTTAGACCAATGGGACAACCTATATCGGTCGAGTTCAATAATTTAACTGAGATGGTCAAGGGAAGAATAACAAAGACAAAGTGTGCaatgtttgatgaaaatggaaATGTTTCATTTAGTGAAATGAGGTTTCCCAACTTATGTTACACAAGAAATTATGGTCATTTCACTATAGTGTTACCTCAAGAGGCAAGGAAGAAGAGGAGTATTTGGGTTTTTGTGGCTAAAGGTTTTGTTATCGGGTTATTTGGTGTGGCATCGGTGGCTCTTGTAGGATGGATGGTGCTGggaatttttaagttcaagaaaaGATGTGACATGGAAAGAGCAGCAGAGGAGGGTGAGGTTTTGGGAAGTGTTATGGTTGGTAAAAGCAAAATGCCTGTTGCTATGGCAATAAGAACTCATCCAGTACTCGACGAAGGAACATCTTCTCCAGAGTTTGTGTAA